GTCATGCCCGAGAGTATGCATTTTGAACATTGGGGTTATACATCCTGAATCGCCAAAATCATACCGGTACTCTCCTTTTGTAAGAGAGGGCACCTCGGCCGGCTCGACTGCGAGGAAATTTGTATCAACTTTCCCATGGAGTTTCTTATGGATCATCGGAAATGCAAACCCTGCGAAGTTACTTCCTCCGCCTATGCATGCGATCATGTGATCGGGTGTGACATCAATTTCATTCAGCTGAGCAATCAGTTCCTGGCCGATAACAGTCTGATGCATACATACGTGATTGGCGACACTACCCAGACTGTACTTTGTTTTTCCAGTCGGATCTTTAACAGCCATTTCCACTGCTTCAGTGATGGCAGTTCCAAGGGTTCCACCGTAGGATGGATCTTTTGCCAGAACAGATTTTCCGTACTCGGTGATCGAACTCGGTGACGGATAGACAGTCCCCCCATAGGTTTCCATGATATATCTGCGGAACGGTTTCTGCTCGAAACTCACTTTGACCATGAAAACAATCAGATCGAGATCAAAGTAGTTGCAGGAGAGAGAAAGGGCAGACCCCCACTGGCCCGCTCCGGTTTCAGTGGTCAGATGTTCGGTTCCGTCACGTTTATTGTAATATGCCTGAGCAATAGCACTGTTCAGTTTGTGGCTGCCGGTTGGGCTGACATCTTCGCGTTTGAAGTAGATCTTAGCGGGAGTTTTTAGATACAGCTCAAGATGATATGCACGCTGAA
The sequence above is a segment of the Methanocorpusculum sp. genome. Coding sequences within it:
- a CDS encoding TrpB-like pyridoxal phosphate-dependent enzyme, which produces MFPKDGRTTLTVDDIPKKWYNIAVDIGSPDILNPGTMKPVTHEDLAPVFCKTSVEQELDTTHRFIDIPEVVREAYAQFGRVTPLQRAYHLELYLKTPAKIYFKREDVSPTGSHKLNSAIAQAYYNKRDGTEHLTTETGAGQWGSALSLSCNYFDLDLIVFMVKVSFEQKPFRRYIMETYGGTVYPSPSSITEYGKSVLAKDPSYGGTLGTAITEAVEMAVKDPTGKTKYSLGSVANHVCMHQTVIGQELIAQLNEIDVTPDHMIACIGGGSNFAGFAFPMIHKKLHGKVDTNFLAVEPAEVPSLTKGEYRYDFGDSGCITPMFKMHTLGHDFTPNAVHAGGLRYHGMNPLVSRLYDNKTINAVSYTQEQVFQAAVTFARTEGIIPAPESSHAIRAAVDLALEAKKKNEEQTIVFNLSGHGLLDMTGYANHFKTCPQTVIEV